In a genomic window of Saccharomyces paradoxus chromosome X, complete sequence:
- the INO1 gene encoding inositol-3-phosphate synthase INO1 (Inositol-3-phosphate synthase~similar to YJL153C), whose amino-acid sequence MTEDNIAPIASVKVVTDKCTYTENELLTKYSYENAVVSKPASGRFDVTPTVQDYVFKVDLNKPEKLGIMLIGLGGNNGSTLVASVLANKHNIEFQTKEGLKQPNYFGSMTQSSTLKLGIDAEGNDVYAPFNSLLPMVNPNDFVVSGWDINNADLFEAMQRGQVLEYDLQKRLKGKMSLVKPLPSIYYPDFIAANQDKRANNCFNLDEKGNVTTRGKWAHLQRIRRDIQKFKEENALDKVIVLWTANTERYVEVSAGVNDTMENLLQSIKNDHEEIAPSTIFAAASILEGVPYINGSPQNTFVPGLVQLAEHEGTFIAGDDFKSGQTKLKSVLAQFLVDAGIKPVSIASYNHLGNNDGYNLSAPKQFRSKEISKSSVIDDIIASNDILYNDKLGKKVDHCIVIKYMKPVGDSKVAMDEYYSELMLGGHNRISIHNVCEDSLLATPLIIDLLVMTEFCTRVSYKKVGSVQEDGAKFKSFYPVLTFLSYWLKAPLTRPGFHPVNGLNKQRTALENFLRLLIGLPSLNELRFEERLL is encoded by the coding sequence ATGACAGAAGATAATATTGCTCCAATCGCCTCCGTTAAAGTGGTCACTGACAAGTGTACGTACACGGAAAACGAGCTGCTAACGAAGTACAGCTACGAAAACGCAGTAGTTAGTAAACCAGCTAGTGGCCGCTTTGATGTCACGCCCACTGTTCAAGACTACGTGTTCAAAGTGGACTTGAACAAGCCTGAAAAATTGGGAATTATGCTTATTGGGCTAGGTGGCAACAACGGCTCCACTTTGGTGGCTTCCGTCTTGGCAAACAAGCACAATATCGAGTTTCAAACTAAGGAGGGCCTCAAGCAACCAAATTATTTCGGCTCTATGACTCAATCCTCTACTTTGAAACTAGGTATTGACGCGGAGGGGAATGATGTTTATGCTCCTTTCAACTCTCTCTTGCCCATGGTTAACCCAAACGACTTTGTCGTTTCTGGTTGGGACATTAACAACGCAGATCTATTTGAAGCTATGCAGAGGGGCCAGGTTCTCGAATACGACCTACAAAAACGTTTGAAGGGCAAGATGTCCTTAGTGAAACCCCTGCCTTCCATTTACTACCCTGACTTCATTGCAGCTAACCAAGATAAGAGAGCCAATAACTGCTTCAATTTGGATGAGAAAGGTAATGTAACCACAAGAGGTAAGTGGGCCCATTTGCAACGGATTAGACGCGATATACAGAAGTTCAAAGAGGAAAACGCCCTTGATAAAGTAATTGTTCTTTGGACTGCAAATACTGAGAGGTACGTAGAAGTATCCGCTGGTGTTAATGACACCATGGAAAACCTCTTACAGTCCATTAAGAATGACCATGAAGAGATTGCCCCTTCCACGATCTTTGCTGCTGCATCTATCTTGGAAGGTGTTCCTTATATCAACGGTTCACCGCAGAACACTTTTGTTCCCGGCTTAGTTCAGCTGGCTGAGCATGAGGGGACGTTCATTGCGGGAGACGACTTCAAGTCGGGGCAAACAAAGTTGAAATCTGTTTTGGCCCAGTTCTTGGTGGATGCAGGTATCAAACCTGTCTCCATTGCATCCTACAACCATTTAGGTAATAATGACGGTTATAACTTATCCGCCCCAAAGCAGTTCAGGTCTAAGGAGATTTCCAAAAGCTCTGTTATAGATGACATCATCGCATCTAATGATATCTTGTACAATGATAAACTGGGCAAAAAAGTCGACCACTGCATTGTCATCAAATACATGAAACCCGTCGGGGATTCAAAAGTGGCAATGGATGAGTATTACAGTGAGTTGATGTTAGGGGGCCATAATCGGATTTCCATCCACAATGTTTGCGAAGATTCGTTACTGGCTACCCCCTTGATCATCGATCTTCTCGTGATGACTGAGTTTTGTACAAGAGTGTCCTATAAGAAGGTGGGCTCAGTTCAAGAAGATGGTGCCAAATTTAAGAGCTTTTATCCGGTTTTAACCTTCTTGAGTTACTGGTTAAAAGCGCCACTGACGAGACCAGGATTTCATCCCGTGAATGGCTTAAACAAGCAAAGAACCGCCTTGGAGAATTTTTTAAGATTGTTGATTGGATTACCGTCTCTAAACGAACTGAGATTCGAAGAGAGACTGTTATAA
- the RPA34 gene encoding DNA-directed RNA polymerase I subunit RPA34 (RNA polymerase I subunit A34.5~similar to YJL148W): protein MSKLSKDYVSDSDSDDEVISNEFSIPDGFKKCKHLRNFPLNCDNKKKSKQQQVWLIKFPSNVDISKLKSLPVDFESSTTMSIDKHNYNIMDDTDIESSLTQDNLSNMTLLVPSESKENLKIASTAKDNTPLQFDKVFSISENAKIPAIDYVKVRVPRKDVPKVEGLKLEHFATGYDAEDFHVTEDVKEDKKESKKRSHHDNEERSSDKKKKKKEKKEKKEKKEKKDKKMKHRD, encoded by the coding sequence ATGTCCAAACTTTCGAAAGATTACGTATCGGATTCAGACTCTGACGATGAAGTGATATCAAACGAGTTCAGCATACCAGACGGTTTCAAGAAATGTAAACATTTGAGGAATTTCCCCCTCAACTGCgataacaaaaagaaatctaaACAGCAACAGGTTTGGCTGATCAAGTTCCCATCAAATGTTGACATTTCTAAGCTAAAATCTCTGCCAGTAGATTTTGAATCCTCCACAACAATGTCAATTGATAAACACAATTATAATATCATGGACGATACAGACATTGAGTCTTCGTTAACACAGGATAATCTCAGTAATATGACGTTGTTGGTTCCTTCAGAAAGTAAGGAAAACCTTAAAATTGCCAGTACGGCCAAAGATAATACACCATTACAATTTGACAAAGTCTTTTCTATCAGTGAAAATGCCAAAATTCCAGCTATTGATTACGTTAAAGTAAGAGTTCCACGTAAAGATGTTCCAAAAGTGGAAGGCTTGAAGTTGGAACATTTTGCCACAGGTTATGATGCCGAAGACTTTCATGTGACTGAGGATgtgaaagaagataagaaagaatcaaaaaaacGTTCACATCACGACAATGAGGAGAGGTCTAGtgacaagaagaagaagaagaaggaaaagaaggagaagaaggagaaaaaggaaaaaaaggataagaaaatgaaacataGGGATTGA
- the SMT1 gene encoding Smt1p (similar to YJL147C) — translation MRRTFSQLTTRLLKSKEDELKSTLKYLTKGSMKSLGSLFGSSEPTGQGSLLNRSSTKENSLQNHHIENILSILNSNLPEVESKKQKVAVHYDLLFSHLNSIVTQATDNKYTSSKELQAASSEDLYDRLLLLQYMGKLNNVRQITEILLSKKFDKFDKVWEHKALFDKYQRVVISILLYYRTHNAQIRKDYEVRWLSEYSDLPFPLRRLLWRCLTFNVSEENIQQKILHYIKILGSNWRNNDLVLIYQSLYEKSHLLPDLAALDSNKNETPPFTQNQILLVRILRAISKRVEEQPKLVKNWLIDIVKLSIQSKLMLESPKKPSTPIMDQYKFIRSLDISTQSIHRMCQNRLIFEDLQIDLESILKTINDEELELKTHLPLNLI, via the coding sequence ATGAGAAGGACTTTTTCCCAGTTAACAACCCGACTATTAAAGTCTAAAGAGGATGAATTGAAATCAACTCTAAAGTATTTGACCAAAGGTTCCATGAAATCGTTGGGGTCTTTGTTTGGGTCTTCTGAACCTACTGGACAAGGATCTTTATTGAACCGTTCAAgcacaaaagaaaatagtcTTCAAAACCACCATATAGAGAACATCTTAAGCATACTGAATTCAAATCTACCGGAAGTAGAAtccaagaaacaaaaagtGGCCGTTCATTACGACCTGCTTTTCTCACACCTGAATTCAATAGTCACGCAGGCAACGGATAACAAATATACTTCCTCGAAGGAATTACAAGCTGCATCATCCGAGGATTTATATGACAGGCTACTGCTTCTGCAGTATATGGGTAAGTTAAATAATGTGCGTCAAATAACGGAAATCCTGCTTTCGAAAAAGTTCGATAAATTCGATAAGGTATGGGAGCATAAGGCGTTGTTTgataaatatcaaagagTGGTGATATCTATCCTGTTGTATTATAGAACGCATAATGCTCAAATAAGGAAAGACTACGAGGTTCGTTGGCTCTCCGAATATAGTGATCTACCGTTTCCACTGCGACGTCTTTTGTGGAGATGTCTAACCTTTAACGTATCTGAAGAGAATattcaacaaaaaataCTTCATTACATTAAGATTTTAGGTTCAAATTGGAGGAATAACGATTTGGTTTTGATTTATCAATCTTTATATGAAAAATCTCATCTACTACCTGATTTAGCTGCCCTGGACagcaataaaaatgaaactcCCCCTTTCACTCAAAACCAGATCCTGCTTGTTCGTATTTTAAGAGCTATCTCGAAACGTGTTGAAGAACAACCAAAGTTGGTCAAAAATTGGCTGATCGATATAGTAAAATTGAGTATACAAAGCAAACTAATGCTGGAGTCACCGAAGAAACCGTCCACACCAATAATGGATCAATACAAATTCATTAGGTCCTTAGACATTTCCACTCAAAGTATTCATCGGATGTGCCAAAATAGGCTGATCTTCGAAGATTTACAAATCGATCTTGAAAGTATATTGAAGACGattaatgatgaagaactCGAGTTAAAGACACACTTACCATTGAACCTAATATAA
- the VPS35 gene encoding retromer subunit VPS35 (Endosomal subunit of membrane-associated retromer complex~similar to YJL154C), with amino-acid sequence MAYADSPENAIAVIKQRTALMNRCLSQHKLMESLQHTSIMLTELRNPNLSPKKYYELYVIIFDSLTNLSTYLIENHPQNHHLADLYELVQYTGNVVPRLYLMITVGTSYLTFNDAPKKEILKDMIEMCRGVQNPIRGLFLRYYLSQRTKELLPEDDPSFNSQFIMNNFIEMNKLWVRLQHQGPLRERETRTRERKELQILVGSQLVRLSQIIDDNFQMYKQDVLPTILEQVIQCRDLVSQEYLLDVICQVFTDEFHLKTLDALLQTTLHLNPDVSINKIVLTLVDRLNDYVTRQLEDNPDATSTNAYLDMDVFGTFWDYLTVLNHERPDLSLQQFIPLVESVIVLSLKWYPNNFENLNKLFELVLQKTKDYGQKNISLESEHLFLVLLSFQNSKLQLTSPSTASSNSLVTSKKNFIFQLISQCQAYKNILALQSIGLQKKVVNEIIDILMDKDVEELADNESESKLHLSEHHTYLVIEDKLQVQRLLSICEPLIISRSGPPANVASSDTNIDEVFFNRHDEEESWILDPIQAKLALLIHWIMNTTSRKQTTKNKFQFSLEAQLEILLLIKSSFIKGGINVKYTFPAIITNFWKLIRKCHMIQEYLLKKRPDNKTLSSHYSNLLKQMFKFVSRCINDIFNSCNNSCTDLILKLNLQCATLADQLQLNEISYDFFSQAFTIFEESLSDSKTQLQALIYMAQSLQKTRSLYKEAYYDSLIVRCTLHGSKLLKKQDQCRAVYLCSHLWWATEISNIGEEEGITDNFHRDGKRVLECLQRSLRVADSIMDNEQSCELMVEILNRCLYYFIHGDETETHISIKYINGLIELIKTNLKSLKLEDNSASMITNTISDLHITGENNVKSNTNADDGSVTVDKDSNVAIGSDGTYIQLNTLNGSSTLIHGVVATASGSKLLHQLKYVPIYHFQRTCEYIESQREVDDRFKVIYV; translated from the coding sequence ATGGCGTATGCGGACTCACCAGAAAATGCGATCGCTGTTATTAAGCAGCGAACCGCACTAATGAACCGGTGTCTATCTCAACACAAACTAATGGAATCATTGCAGCACACTTCCATAATGCTGACAGAATTGAGAAATCCGAACTTATCACCGAAGAAATACTACGAACTTTACGTCATTATTTTCGACTCATTGACTAATCTATCCACATATCTGATAGAGAACCATCCTCAAAACCATCATTTAGCTGATCTTTATGAACTGGTTCAGTATACCGGTAACGTGGTACCCAGACTTTACTTGATGATCACAGTCGGGACAAGCTATCTCACCTTCAATGATGCTCCCAAGAAGGAGATCTTGAAGGATATGATTGAAATGTGTCGTGGCGTACAAAACCCAATAAGAGGTTTGTTTTTACGTTATTATTTATCCCAGAGAACTAAAGAATTGCTGCCTGAGGACGATCCATCGTTTAACTCTCAATTCATCATGAATAATTTCATCGAGATGAACAAGTTGTGGGTGAGATTACAACACCAGGGGCCATTGCGTGAGAGGGAAACAAGAACACGCGAAAGGAAAGAGCTACAAATCTTAGTGGGATCTCAACTAGTCCGTCTTTCGCAGATTATTGATGACAATTTCCAAATGTATAAGCAGGATGTCCTCCCCACCATCTTGGAGCAAGTCATACAATGTAGAGATTTAGTATCCCAAGAATATCTTTTGGACGTCATCTGTCAGGTATTTACAGACGAATTCCATTTGAAAACCTTGGATGCTTTATTGCAAACTACCTTGCACTTAAACCCTGATGTCTCAATAAACAAGATTGTTCTCACTTTGGTTGATCGGTTGAATGATTATGTTACGAGGCAGTTGGAGGACAACCCAGACGCCACATCCACTAATGCATATTTGGATATGGATGTATTTGGTACATTCTGGGACTACTTGACCGTATTGAATCATGAAAGACCAGATCTATCATTACAACAGTTCATTCCTCTAGTTGAAAGTGTGATTGTTCTGAGCTTGAAATGGTACCctaataattttgaaaatttgaacAAGCTCTTTGAACTAGTTTTACAAAAAACCAAGGATTATGGtcagaaaaatatttctttagAATCGGAACATTTATTCCTGGttttattatctttccaaaatagTAAACTTCAATTAACCTCACCATCTACAGCGTCATCAAACTCATTAGTCACTTCgaaaaagaattttatttttcaattaatCTCCCAGTGCCAGGCATACAAAAACATCCTAGCCTTGCAGAGCATTGGTCTACAGAAAAAAGTTGTCAATGAAATTATAGACATCTTAATGGATAAAGACGTGGAGGAATTAGCCGATAATGAATCTGAATCGAAGTTGCATCTTTCAGAGCATCACACTTATTTAGTTATTGAAGACAAACTGCAAGTTCAACGCCTGCTATCGATCTGTGAGCCTTTAATAATATCAAGAAGCGGGCCGCCCGCAAACGTTGCGTCGTCAGATACAAATATAGACGAAgtgtttttcaatagacatgatgaagaagaatccTGGATATTAGATCCAATACAGGCAAAGTTAGCACTCTTGATTCATTGGATAATGAACACTACTTCTCGGAAACAAACAACGAAAAACAAATTCCAATTTAGCTTAGAAGCACAATTGGAGATATTACTACTTATTAAATCTTCGTTCATTAAAGGTGGCATTAATGTTAAATACACTTTTCCAGCAATAATcacaaatttttggaaactGATTAGGAAATGCCATATGATACAAGAGTACcttttaaagaaaagaccCGACAACAAGACGTTGTCATCTCATTATTCCAATCTTTTAAAGCAAATGTTTAAATTTGTTTCGCGTTGTAtcaatgatattttcaactCTTGCAACAACTCATGCACAGAtctaattttgaaattaaatTTACAATGTGCCACTCTGGCTGACCAATTACAACTAAATGAAATTTcatatgattttttctctcagGCCTTCACAATATTCGAAGAATCTCTGAGTGACTCAAAGACGCAGTTACAAGCTTTAATCTATATGGCCCAATCTTTACAAAAGACAAGATCTCTTTACAAAGAAGCTTACTATGATTCATTGATTGTTAGATGCACACTGCATGGGTCcaaattattaaaaaaacaGGACCAATGTCGTGCTGTTTATTTATGCTCTCACCTTTGGTGGGCAACggaaatttcaaatattgGTGAGGAAGAAGGTATCACAGATAACTTCCATAGGGATGGTAAACGGGTGCTAGAATGTCTACAAAGGTCTCTCCGTGTAGCAGATTCCATAATGGATAATGAACAGAGTTGTGAGCTAATGGTAGAAATATTGAATAGATGCCTCTACTATTTTATTCATGGGGATGAGACTGAAACGCACATATCTATAAAATACATCAATGGTTTGATCGAGCTAATCAAAACAAATCTAAAATCGCTAAAACTAGAAGATAACAGTGCCTCTATGATAACCAACACAATCAGCGATTTGCACATCACCGGAGAAAATAATGTGAAGTCAAACACTAATGCAGATGACGGCTCTGTTACCGTAGATAAGGATTCCAATGTTGCCATAGGTTCGGACGGAACATATATTCAACTAAATACACTGAACGGATCTTCTACACTAATACACGGAGTAGTAGCAACTGCTTCGGGTAGTAAGTTACTACACCAGCTGAAGTATGTTCcaatttatcattttcagcGCACTTGTGAGTACATTGAAAGCCAAAGAGAAGTTGACGATCGTTTCAAAGTCATATATGTATAG
- the DAS1 gene encoding SCF ubiquitin ligase complex subunit DAS1 (SCF ubiquitin ligase F-box protein~similar to YJL149W), with the protein MPFQDYFQKKKAAFINRNNKSNADASALRNITNNSLNIAAKGRSYVFPLTKLPDELMQEVFSHLPQPDRLQLCLVNKRFNKIATKLLYRRIYLNDSNVVKSDFMHLAINWTLLNLPSSLKEEESRDIANYKLRKLIETLQNNIHITEVIQWIRINWDLDSTLQRSILNILCNQGKSLQRLENVTDPACNDIISNGHFSKCNVSSFDMAPPNSLPEMVVPENYIPNLTKYLSQRISSRLSHMTLFIDPLKLFNYLYPLDIKLQIIDLKLHWRREFYNNDYFVKKIRPGNPLTKLSEVFDKRTLKILTIISWNDTLLKRETEMLKDFKEFENLEDLSLISIKQDVHILVDLFSSLTNLKRLKMDFLEDYVPEPTNPHIFLSILLACSKLQFIDLRYDGLIPQIINIQENKFQLNQQCNCTNCQIVFSDILKGKIFMFPEDYYVHEVQDIAAKDIFKMMKYLSLLPYSKACDAYPSVRTQPMNLTNFVTKMNVNLLHYRNSKSQLVPKIVNNPHQHSTITSTSTAHTSDPEMIIIDDDYDDDINADLPPDNEDTATTISGDLELPHDSLTKRDIIMCYHALIHHFKSIYVTFLKSFPHLRFLMLNDIPTIVMEENNERIFEPVFYHYDYKSNLHGWSKESNKNLENDSSNNNNNPDTIARIATVM; encoded by the coding sequence ATGCCATTTCAAGACTAttttcagaagaaaaaagcagCGTTCATTAACAGAAACAACAAAAGTAACGCAGATGCTTCAGCGCTACGAAATATTACCAATAATAGTTTAAATATCGCCGCCAAAGGTAGAAGCTACGTGTTCCCGCTAACCAAGCTCCCCGATGAGCTCATGCAAGAAGTATTTTCTCATTTGCCGCAACCAGACCGCTTGCAACTGTGCCTTGTGAACAAAAGGTTCAATAAGATCGCTACCAAATTGCTTTATAGAAGAATTTATTTGAATGACTCAAATGTAGTGAAAAGCGACTTCATGCATCTGGCCATTAACTGGACCCTACTGAACTTGCCGTCTTCGttgaaagaagaggagTCCCGTGATATCGCCAATTACAAATTGAGAAAACTTATAGAAACGCTgcaaaataatattcacATTACCGAAGTCATTCAGTGGATAAGGATCAACTGGGATTTGGATTCTACCTTGCAAAGATCCATCCTCAACATCCTTTGTAACCAGGGCAAGTCCTTGCAAAGATTAGAAAATGTCACTGACCCGGCTTGTAACGACATCATCTCCAATGGtcacttttcaaaatgcaATGTCTCCAGTTTTGACATGGCTCCCCCAAATTCATTGCCTGAAATGGTGGTTCCCGAAAATTACATTCCAAATCTTACCAAATACCTGTCACAGCGTATCTCCTCTCGGCTCTCTCACATGACTTTATTCATCGACCCTTTAAAACTGTTTAACTACCTTTACCCATTAGATATCAAATTACAAATCattgatttgaaattaCATTGGAGAAGGGAGTTTTACAATAATGATTATTTTGTGAAAAAGATACGACCCGGCAACCCTCTGACTAAACTATCAGAGGTTTTTGACAAGAGAACGTTGAAGATCCTTACCATAATTTCTTGGAATGACACTTTATTGAAACGCGAGACAGAAATGCTAAAAGATtttaaagaatttgaaaaccTGGAAGATTTGTCTTTGATTTCTATTAAACAGGACGTTCACATTCTCGTAGATCTTTTTAGCTCGTTGaccaatttgaaaagactTAAAATGGATTTTTTAGAGGATTATGTACCTGAACCCACAAACCCTCACATTTTTCTGTCTATTCTTTTAGCTTGCTCCAAGTTGCAATTTATAGACCTGAGGTATGACGGTCTTATCCCAcaaatcatcaatatcCAGGAGAAtaaatttcaattgaatcagCAATGCAACTGCACAAACTGTCAAATAGTATTTAGTGATATTCTTAAGGgcaaaatatttatgttCCCTGAGGACTACTACGTTCACGAAGTTCAGGACATTGCTGCAAAggatattttcaaaatgatgaagTACCTATCCTTGCTACCATACTCTAAGGCTTGTGATGCTTATCCCAGTGTTAGAACACAACCTATGAACCTGACGAATTTTGTGACCAAGATGAACGTGAACCTTTTGCACTACAGAAACTCTAAATCCCAGTTGGTGCCCAAAATCGTTAACAATCCACATCAACACTCCACCATAACTTCTACATCGACCGCTCACACGAGTGATCCCGAAATGATAATAATCGATGATGATTATGATGACGACATTAATGCAGACCTTCCTCCGGATAATGAGGACACTGCCACCACCATTTCCGGTGACTTAGAACTTCCCCATGATTCATTGACCAAAAGAGACATTATCATGTGTTATCACGCTTTAATCCATCACTTCAAATCTATCTACGtcacttttttgaaaagtttccCTCATTTGAGATTCTTGATGTTGAATGATATTCCCACGATAGTTATGGAGGAAAATAACGAACGTATTTTTGAGCCTGTCTTTTACCATTATGATTACAAGAGTAATTTACATGGATGGTCTAAAGAATCTAACAAGAATTTGGAGAATGACAGCagtaataacaacaataatcCTGATACCATTGCAAGAATAGCCACCGTTATGTAA
- the SNA3 gene encoding Sna3p (Protein involved in efficient MVB sorting of proteins to the vacuole~similar to YJL151C): MDRDHNNDDHRMSYSINKDDLLLMVLAVFIPPAAVWKRKGIFDRDTLLNVLLFLLLFFPAIIHACYVVYETSSERSYDLSRRHAAAPAVDRDLEAHPAEESQAQPPAYDEDDEAGADVPLMDNKQQLPSART; encoded by the coding sequence ATGGACAGAGACCATAACAACGACGACCACCGAATGAGCTACTCCATCAACAAGGACGACTTGTTGTTAATGGTTTTGGCTGTGTTCATCCCTCCAGCGGCCGTCTGGAAGCGTAAGGGCATATTTGACAGGGATACGTTACTGAACGTACTTCTCTTCCTATTGTTATTCTTCCCGGCAATCATTCACGCCTGTTACGTCGTGTATGAAACAAGTAGCGAACGTTCATACGACCTTTCGCGTAGACATGCAGCAGCTCCCGCCGTGGATCGTGACCTGGAAGCTCACCCTGCAGAAGAATCTCAAGCACAACCTCCAGCttatgatgaagacgatgaGGCTGGTGCTGACGTGCCCTTGATGGACAACAAACAACAGCTTCCATCGGCCCGTACTTAG
- the FBP26 gene encoding fructose-2,6-bisphosphatase (Fructose-2,6-bisphosphatase, required for glucose metabolism~similar to YJL155C) has product MGYSTISNDNDIKVCVIMVGLPARGKSFISQKIIRYLSWLSIKAKCFNVGNYRRDVSGNVPMNAEFFNFENKDSFKLRELAAQNAMKDIVNFFTKEDGSVAVFDATNSTRKRRKWLKDICAQNNIQPMCLESWSNDHELIINNAKDIGSTSPDYEDFEPDVAEADFLKRIRQYERFYEPLDPQKDKDMTFVKLVNIIEEVVINKIRTYLESRIVFYVMNIRPKPKYIWLSRHGESIYNVEKKIGGDSSLSERGFQYAKKLKHLVKESAGEVNLTVWTSTLKRTQQTASYLPYKKLQWKALDELDAGVCDGMTYEEIEKEYPEDFRARDNDKYEYRYRGGESYRDVVIRLEPVIMELERQENVLIITHQAVLRCIYAYFMNVPQEESPWMSIPLHTLIKLEPRAYGTKVTKIKANIPAVSTYKEKGTSQVGELSQSSTKLHQLLNDSPLEDKF; this is encoded by the coding sequence ATGGGGTATAGTACTATTTccaatgataatgatatcAAAGTATGTGTGATAATGGTTGGTCTACCCGCCAGAGGTAAGTCTTTTATTTcccaaaaaattattagatATCTATCGTGGTTATCCATAAAAGCCAAGTGCTTTAACGTGGGAAATTACAGAAGAGACGTGAGCGGGAATGTTCCAATGAATGCTGAGTTTTTCAACTTCgaaaataaagatagtTTTAAACTCAGAGAATTGGCTGCCCAGAATGCCATGAAAGACATTGTGAATTTCTTCACTAAAGAAGACGGATCTGTGGCGGTGTTCGATGCTACTAATAGTACACGtaaaagaaggaaatggCTCAAAGACATATGCGCACAGAATAATATTCAACCTATGTGTTTAGAGAGCTGGAGTAACGATCACGAATTGATTATAAATAACGCTAAAGATATTGGTAGTACATCGCCCGATTATGAAGACTTTGAACCCGACGTGGCAGAAgctgattttttgaagagaaTTAGACAATATGAAAGATTTTATGAACCTTTGGACCctcaaaaagataaagatatGACGTTCGTTAAGTTAGTcaatattattgaagaagtaGTAATCAACAAGATTAGAACTTATTTGGAAAGTAGGATTGTATTTTATGTTATGAATATTCGTCCTAAACCAAAATATATCTGGCTCTCCCGTCACGGTGAATCGATATATAACgtagagaaaaaaattggcGGGGACTCATCACTGTCTGAAAGAGGCTTCCAGTATgctaaaaaattaaagcATTTAGTGAAGGAGAGTGCAGGAGAAGTGAATTTGACCGTGTGGACTTCCACCCTAAAAAGAACACAGCAAACGGCAAGTTATCTTCCCTATAAGAAACTGCAATGGAAAGCACTAGATGAATTAGACGCTGGCGTTTGTGATGGAATGACATATgaggaaattgaaaaagaatatccTGAAGATTTTAGGGCACGTGATAATGACAAATACGAGTACAGATATCGCGGCGGAGAATCCTACAGAGATGTAGTGATTCGTTTAGAGCCCGTTATTATGGAATTGGAACGCCAAGAAAATGTTCTCATTATAACACATCAAGCCGTACTTCGGTGTATATATGCATATTTTATGAATGTTCCACAAGAGGAATCTCCTTGGATGTCTATCCCCCTACACACGTTGATCAAACTAGAGCCTAGGGCCTATGGTACAAAGGTTACCAAAATCAAGGCAAATATTCCAGCAGTGAGTACATATAAAGAGAAGGGTACAAGCCAAGTAGGTGAGCTTTCTCAAAGCTCAACTAAACTTCATCAACTGCTCAACGACTCTCCTTTGGAAGACAAattttga